A single region of the Vanessa tameamea isolate UH-Manoa-2023 chromosome 18, ilVanTame1 primary haplotype, whole genome shotgun sequence genome encodes:
- the LOC113398790 gene encoding carboxypeptidase B-like codes for MQMVQQGDTTKSPHLPSSEEVESVLSPYSIKHQLLHFTNNFSNANVTLDVIGRTVEYNDIVLLKMTEKKGDPTKRYLRTNEGKYADDSQEKKIILIVHGLSVMGATNLECLSHENAFLKLLSYYTDYLDEFDIFLIPMANPDGIAALRTSNPIWNKNASPQNDCPGVALDRNFDIAWNNNVSINSCHQDYPGSAPFSEAETRAIRDIFHKYSHKIIAYLNVHAGTYDSTTFKGDAVLYPKGYTESSDDDKYIDLKGEIDEAMRNASFQVISVTVDTLYSWYGKVTGSSVDYAFEVYGIPFALELAMQIYQNPIDYGDHPDYHDNALVEVWGRVIDVILSFIWKSHNGNEIQ; via the exons ATGCAGATGGTACAGCAAGGAGATACAAC GAAGTCTCCTCATTTGCCAAGCTCTGAAGAAGTTGAATCAGTATTGAGTCCTTACAGT ATTAAACATCAACTTCTACATTTTACGAATAACTTTTCTAATGCAAACGTAACCCTCGATGTAATTGGCCGAACTGTTGAATATAATGATATTGTCTTACTTAAGATGACAGAAAAAAAGGGGGACCCAACGAAAAGATATTTGAGGACCAATGAAGGCAAATATGCTGATGATTCACAAGAGAAAAAGATTATACTTATAGTACATGGACTTAGTGTAATGGGTGCAACAAATCTTGAATGCCTATCACACGAAAATGCTTTTCTTAAGCTCTTATCTTATTATACTGATTATTTAGATGAATTTGATATATTCCTGATACCAATGGCAAATCCAGATGGCATTGCTGCACTAAGG ACTTCCAACCCGATCTGGAATAAGAATGCCTCACCTCAAAATGATTGTCCGGGTGTAGCATTAGATCGAAATTTTGATATAGCATggaataataatgtttctatcAACTCCTGCCATCAAGATTATCCAGGCTCAGCACCATTTTCTGAAGCGGAAACAAGAGCAATACGTGATATATTTCACAAATACAGTcacaaaataattgcttatttaaatGTGCATGCTGGAACTTACGATTCCACTACATTCAAG gGTGATGCTGTTTTATATCCCAAAGGCTATACAGAGTCTTCAGATGATGATAAGTATATTGATCTGAAGGGTGAAATTGACGAAGCTATGAGAAACGCAAGTTTTCAGGTCATATCGGTAACTGTTGACACATTGTACAGTTGGTATGGAAAGGTTACTGGATCAAGTGTGGATTATGCTTTTGAG GTTTATGGTATACCGTTTGCCCTTGAACTAGCGATGCAAATATATCAGAATCCGATTGACTACGGAGATCATCCCGACTACCACGATAATGCCCTCGTTGAAGTGTGGGGCAGAGTTATTGACgtcattttaagttttatttggaAATCGCATAATGGAAACGAAATTCAATAA